The Chloroflexota bacterium genome window below encodes:
- a CDS encoding YiiX/YebB-like N1pC/P60 family cysteine hydrolase: MSYLRVLRGILSPSGKFVHFVHFVHFVPRAVIVILLLTAVVSIVVVRNTSLPAVAVQEEMLQPGDILFVDIYKGWSQPGYWDHLALYVGEQPYAGVIEATYNLGVYYTPLPVFLERDQPVDITVRRLKDIPGREEIIQKAIDYAMAQVGKPFDFTATATVPLKVNEENLHCAEVIWRAYLAAGIDLDSNDGLFLFPDDIYYSPKLGPI, encoded by the coding sequence ATGTCCTATCTTAGAGTTCTGCGAGGCATCTTGAGTCCATCCGGTAAATTTGTCCACTTTGTCCACTTTGTCCACTTTGTCCCAAGAGCTGTCATAGTCATCTTACTTCTGACAGCGGTCGTATCCATCGTCGTTGTGAGAAATACCTCTCTCCCTGCAGTGGCAGTGCAGGAAGAGATGCTTCAGCCAGGTGACATCCTCTTCGTTGATATCTACAAGGGGTGGAGTCAGCCCGGATACTGGGACCACCTGGCGCTCTATGTAGGGGAGCAACCCTACGCGGGAGTGATAGAAGCCACCTATAATCTTGGGGTTTACTACACGCCCCTGCCGGTATTCCTTGAGCGAGACCAGCCCGTGGATATCACTGTCAGAAGGCTCAAGGATATCCCTGGTCGTGAGGAGATAATCCAGAAGGCTATCGACTATGCAATGGCCCAGGTAGGCAAGCCGTTTGACTTCACAGCCACTGCTACCGTACCGCTTAAGGTCAACGAGGAGAATCTACACTGTGCAGAGGTGATATGGAGGGCCTACCTGGCGGCAGGGATAGATCTCGACAGCAATGACGGGCTATTCCTGTTTCCTGACGATATCTACTACAGCCCGAAGCTCGGGCCAATCTAA
- a CDS encoding NAD(P)-dependent oxidoreductase: MKALRNEKILFAGLTGQIGFPLASYLAKNNQVWGLARFRDETKRQQLEAMGVTTRALDLAAPDFHGLPDDFTYVIHFAVYQESAPDFDQALRVNAEGTGLLMSHCRRARGVLVMSSCAVYELPKDPHHPVKETDPLGGDKSMHCPTYAISKTAQEAVARSTARQLGLPTTIARMNVYYGVYGGLPPWQFEWMLAGMPVPVQPNRASICSPIHQDDINNQVGGLLAAASVPATIVNWGGDDAVDVQTYCTYMAEIAGLKPEFQPAADDPLAAKVIVSDNTRRRELAGDCQVKWREGMRKMIAARHPEIKLKA; this comes from the coding sequence ATGAAGGCGCTTCGAAATGAGAAGATCTTGTTCGCTGGGCTAACAGGGCAGATCGGCTTTCCCCTGGCTTCATATCTGGCGAAGAATAATCAGGTTTGGGGGCTCGCACGCTTCAGGGACGAGACCAAGCGGCAACAGTTGGAGGCAATGGGAGTCACCACGCGTGCCTTGGACCTGGCAGCCCCGGATTTTCACGGACTGCCGGATGACTTTACCTACGTGATTCACTTTGCCGTTTATCAGGAAAGCGCCCCGGACTTCGATCAGGCCCTGCGCGTTAATGCCGAGGGAACCGGCCTTCTGATGAGCCATTGCCGCAGGGCACGCGGCGTCCTCGTAATGTCGAGTTGCGCAGTCTATGAGCTGCCGAAAGATCCTCACCACCCGGTCAAAGAGACCGACCCTCTCGGCGGGGATAAATCGATGCATTGTCCCACGTATGCCATATCGAAGACGGCGCAGGAAGCGGTAGCGAGATCGACGGCGCGTCAACTGGGTCTCCCCACCACCATCGCGCGGATGAACGTGTACTACGGGGTATACGGAGGGCTGCCCCCCTGGCAATTCGAGTGGATGCTCGCCGGTATGCCGGTGCCGGTCCAGCCGAATCGTGCTTCGATCTGCAGTCCTATTCACCAGGATGACATCAATAACCAGGTTGGCGGATTGCTTGCCGCAGCGAGCGTGCCCGCCACCATCGTTAATTGGGGAGGGGACGATGCCGTGGATGTGCAGACCTATTGCACTTACATGGCAGAGATCGCAGGACTGAAACCCGAGTTTCAGCCCGCCGCCGATGACCCGCTGGCTGCCAAAGTAATAGTGAGCGACAATACCCGCCGCAGGGAGCTGGCCGGGGATTGCCAGGTGAAATGGCGGGAGGGGATGCGTAAGATGATTGCAGCACGCCATCCCGAAATTAAACTCAAGGCCTAG